The region TCGTGGAGTTGCACTTGTTCAGTCAAAAACAGTACCATTCTATACCGCTTCACACCCCAGCGCATACCCCTACGTTAAAACAGCCTCTCAAAAAACATCAATCAATCAATTAATCAATCATTCCTTCCCACAAAAGGGCGCCATCCCATGTCCACCCCCAGGGAAAATCTCACCACTCCATCCACCTAGCCGCCAGACATGCCGTATTCGTACTCACAACCCCACCCGCCGCCAAGCCCTCTACCCGCCCCCACTGCCCCAAGGTATCACAAACGAATCAGTGTCAGCTTACCCCCGACATCCATGTACGCACCCGTCTTACCGTCTTACTTTCCAGGGTAGACCTTTTCTAGGGTGTTCACCAAACAAACACCGCGGAGGACTGTGAGCGGGGGTTGTTCAACGCGACAAGCCGTTGAGGCCTCGTGATGCGGATGTGAGCGCGTAGGTGGCTTGGTGGTTTGTGCAGTAATGGGTAGATTTATGCTGAGTGGCTTGgggtgtgtgtgtgtgtgtgtgtgtgggaAGAGTGGATTAGCTTGCTGTTGGGAAAGACGGTAAAACGGTGTCAAAGGATTAGTAGCGCGGTAAGCCATGCAAGGCGCATGTGGCGAAGCTTTCGGAAAGACTGCCTTTGCCGCATCAGCATCGCTATCGGTGTGTTGCGGCACCGCGTTTTTGTTTTCGGGACGGTTAGGTTGGGGGAGGGAGGCCTGGGTGGTCGCGAGATGTGCTGCATGGGGGTAGGTTGTAGTGGGGAAGGAGGTGTGCTTGTGTGAGGTTGTTTCTTATCCTGGGATGAGGGTGAGTTTTAGTTGTGGGATGGTTGAGCATGGGAAGTGGTTGCAAGTAGGCTTGCTTTGTGTGGATGTAACGATCTCATGTCTATGTTTGTACACTGGAGCAACGAAGAAAAGCGAATTAGAGAAAAATGACTTGATATCACAAGTTGGTGTTCTGTTTTATGAATTAAGAGCGCCTCCTGAGCAACAATCACAATAATGATAATAACCCCGATACCTGATCTCCGTGGACGCCTCATAAACAGATGCCAATACCCCGAACAGCAATTACGACACATTCACATAGTCCCGTGGACTATGCATGTGAAAGGGTATCATGCATAAGAAAGGAAAAATTGTAGGGAAAAATGGAACAGTaggaagaaaagaaagaaagaaacCATGCCCTGTCGCCAACCATCATATGATGAATGAGGGCGATGCTAACCGCGCGCGACCGATGTCCAAGCATGTAAAGGAACGGAAGCAGAGATATCATGCGTAACAACCTCAACGCGCGTCGTCAGCTCAGCGCTTACTGCTTAGGACCGTATACCCAATCTACGAAAAAACGTTAGTATCTTGCACCCTAAACAAACATGTTTCGAGTAAAAAACGTACACTGCGCAGCATACTTGACCTCCCAAGACGGAGGCATACCCTTGCACGTAGCAGGCTTATTTCCACCAGCCGTTTCAACACGGTAAACAGTGTTGATGCCACCCTGTGTGATACCAGCCTGATGTTGAAGATACAGCCACGGAACGGCAGGCAGCCCGTTCTTACCCCGACACGCATTTGCCGGGGCATCAGTAGCGCCGAGCTTGGCCACTTGGATCATGGGGAAGGGTGCGCTGAGCTTGTCGAAGGAGAAGGTCGGTGTGTTGTTTCCTGCGACGTCGGCGAAGAAGTGGTGGCCAGTGACGTGTTGGAAGCCTTGGGATTGGAGGCTCCAGTCTACGAGTTGGGGGGCCCATTCTTGGAGGGCGAGGGCGACGGGGGCGATGGATCCGATTTTCCATTTGGCCATCCAGTCATCTTGCAGCTTGGAGCCGATGTCGTATAATGTGGCTAGAGAATGTTAGCAGTGGTGTATGAGGGATCGAGGGGTCTTCTTACCGAAAGCACCGGTGGTACCCGGAGTCGCACTGTCGTCTGAGCTCGCGCAAGTGTAGTTTTGTGTACCGATGCCGAGGACGACGTACTTCAAGTCTAGATCTCCTGGGCTTGCAAGAGAGCTTTGTGGAAATAGCTTGGCGAGGTTGTCGAGTTTGCGAGCGGGGACGTATGATGGTTCAcgaggtggtggtggagggcCGGGACGACCTGGGGGGCCGGGAGGAGGAGGTAAAGCAGCTGCAGTAGCAGAAGCGGCGAAGAGGAGTGCCGTAGCGATTGTGGAGTAGAGCATATTGACGAACTGACGTGAACAGGTTGAAAATGCTTGAGACTATCTGATATGCGATATAACAAAGTGCCGCCAGAAAAAAGAATGAAATTTAGATGATTGAGGACGAGGAATCCTATTGCTCCGCTAGGGTCAAGATATCGAGGCTGGTTCGTTATTGCACGACTTGTAGAGCAGGCGCTTCAACAGACTTATACCTTCTCCCGTAACCCTCGCGCCTGGCCGTTGGACAGGCGGGCTACAGGGGACCACATGCGCCGCCATGTGTGTGTACGTCAACACAGACCAACCCGGATATCCTCTTTGATCCTTGAAGCGGGATGCACGCCAAATTGGTGAGACCTAGACGTGGCTTGAGCGTCTCAGGGTGGCCCTTTTCCCGCATTACACCTTGCCGAGAGCGGCAAGCCAGAGTTGATGCTTGTGTCTTGTATAAACGCTGATACGTGCAATCTTGGGATCAAATGCAGGGATTCCAACAGCGATACGATGCGTCTTCCTTGTCTTGGTCGTGAGCCGCATTCCCGTGGCGCTGCCTATTTTTCGTCTGGAGCCTCCATTCGCGCTCTTGATTTTGGTGGTGGTTGGTTCTTTGAACGTCGCCTCCACCGCCATGTGAAGTCATGACACCAAGCCATGGATTCTGCCTTAGGGAGGCGGCGTAGTTGTTGTTGTCACCGCCGGCCTTACCAACGAAGGATCTTCCAGTTTCAGTGTCAGGCCCTCCAGACGAAGACCAAACACTGGCAGGGACCCCAAAGCCCGGAGGTTGGGTTTGCGCTCGCCTGCCCGAACGGGAGGTTGGATCGAAGTCCGGCCTCC is a window of Pyrenophora tritici-repentis strain M4 chromosome 2, whole genome shotgun sequence DNA encoding:
- a CDS encoding DUF3455 domain containing protein; the protein is MLYSTIATALLFAASATAAALPPPPGPPGRPGPPPPPREPSYVPARKLDNLAKLFPQSSLASPGDLDLKYVVLGIGTQNYTCASSDDSATPGTTGAFATLYDIGSKLQDDWMAKWKIGSIAPVALALQEWAPQLVDWSLQSQGFQHVTGHHFFADVAGNNTPTFSFDKLSAPFPMIQVAKLGATDAPANACRGKNGLPAVPWLYLQHQAGITQGGINTVYRVETAGGNKPATCKGMPPSWEVKYAAQYWVYGPKQ